One Kitasatospora sp. MAP12-44 DNA segment encodes these proteins:
- a CDS encoding helix-turn-helix transcriptional regulator: MSEEPRPTVRGRRLGSELRRLRDSVNKTTEDAAQALKCSRAKISRIETGASGIRRLDLGILLDLYGVTEQRDRDSLEALARDSRKRGWWHDYGDTIPPAYADFLGLEGDARYIRTWQPLVVPGLLQTEGYARALLEANPAAVRPERIDQLVRVRMERKDVLSKSDPARFWAIIWEPALRCPVGGRDVQRAQLDQLTKAAQLPNVTLQVVPMDVGATAGACGAFVMFGFTDSPTPGAVFLETLTSSHYLEQEAELDGYGLVFEYLRSAALSPAKSLDMISSIAAEP; this comes from the coding sequence ATGTCCGAGGAACCCAGGCCGACTGTGCGCGGGCGCCGTCTCGGCTCTGAACTCCGTCGACTGCGCGACTCCGTGAACAAGACGACCGAGGACGCCGCACAGGCGCTCAAGTGCTCCCGCGCGAAGATCAGCCGGATAGAGACGGGCGCATCCGGCATCCGCAGGCTCGATCTCGGCATCCTGCTGGATCTCTACGGCGTCACCGAACAGCGCGATCGTGACTCCCTCGAAGCACTGGCGCGTGACAGCAGGAAGCGTGGCTGGTGGCACGACTACGGCGACACGATCCCGCCGGCCTACGCCGACTTCCTCGGCCTCGAAGGGGATGCCCGCTACATCCGCACGTGGCAACCCCTCGTCGTACCAGGGCTGTTGCAGACGGAGGGGTACGCCCGCGCCCTGCTGGAGGCTAATCCGGCCGCTGTCCGCCCGGAACGTATCGACCAGTTGGTCAGAGTGCGGATGGAACGGAAGGACGTTCTCTCGAAATCGGACCCGGCCCGCTTCTGGGCGATCATCTGGGAGCCGGCGCTCCGTTGCCCGGTCGGCGGCAGGGACGTTCAGCGCGCCCAGTTGGATCAGCTCACGAAGGCGGCACAGCTCCCCAACGTCACGCTCCAGGTCGTACCGATGGACGTCGGTGCTACCGCAGGGGCATGCGGTGCGTTCGTGATGTTCGGTTTCACTGACTCGCCGACCCCCGGAGCTGTGTTCCTGGAGACGCTGACGAGCAGCCACTACCTTGAACAGGAAGCCGAGTTGGACGGGTACGGGCTCGTCTTCGAGTACCTTCGCTCGGCGGCACTCAGCCCCGCGAAGTCGCTGGATATGATCTCCAGCATCGCGGCAGAGCCGTGA
- a CDS encoding Pls/PosA family non-ribosomal peptide synthetase: MTQTSTPGDREEPSGAPALPALFGGRPAPAPRTLVDILDAAVRDHPQEPALDDGSTVLSYRALAAEIDGLRRKLAAAGVGLGDRVGIRVPSGTNDLYVSILAVLAVGAAYVPVDAEDPDERAELVFGEAEVRAVLGAGRSLTATREGSAPAGRPGPEQDAWIIFTSGSTGKPKGVAVSHRNAAAFVDAEAAMFLQDEPIGPGDRVMAGLSVAFDASCEEMWLAWRYGACLVPVPRSQVRSGADLGPWLAEQEITVVSTVPTLAALWPAETLGDVRLLIFGGEACPPELVERLVTEGREVWNTYGPTEATVVACGALLTGEGPVRIGLPLDGWELAVVDEAGRPVAMGDSGQLVIGGVGLARYLDPAKDAEKYAPLESLGWERAYRSGDLVRAEPEGLVFLGRGDEQIKLGGRRIELGEVDAALQALPGVAGAAAAVRTARGGNQLLVGYLVTQDGWDQAAAVKRLREELPAALVPLLAPVEELPTRTSGKVDRDALPWPLPGLQTKGPAEQLYGTEAWLAEQWSEILGVPVTSAQEDFFAIGGGSLAAARLTTLLRTRYPSAAVLDIYQQPVLRKLARLLERSAQGDGSTRTIARTPLRAKVVQLLLLLPLFTLVGLRWTVGLLALGNVLGWFGSYPWAPTASWWVVGAGAVLLFSPPGRLAIGAGGARLLLRGVKAGSYPRGGGVHLRLWAAERLVEASGATSLSGAWLLRYAQALGAKVGPEVDLHALPPVTGLLKLGRGCAVEAEVDLSGYWLDGDRLEIGTVKIGPGAVVGTRSTLFPGARVGKGAEIAPGSGVTGQVPTGQRWAGAPAAKLGKAERGWPKRRPPRPRRWAAVYGATEIVLTLLPVLAALPALLVASLFVRPGEGLGSAVTGALLSVAPAALAYGFSYALLVLAAVRLLSLGLRTGYHPLYGRTAWQAWTVSQLMDLSREVLFPLYAGLITPVWLRLLGMKVGVGAEVSTVLALPSLTTVGDGAFLADDTLIAPYELGGGWLRIGRAEIGRRAFLGNSGMTAPGRAVPDRGLVGVLSATPKKAKKGSSYLGMPPMKLPRAAATGDQSLTYDPPARLLWARGLVELCRLLPVFCSAALAVLTLGALCAVGSLGSAGSAGSAGSAWLVALLGGVVLLGAGLVACVVSAAAKWLLVGRFRAVEHPLWSGFVWRNELADTFVEVLAVPWLIGAVPGTPVLNVWLRALGAKIGRGVWCESYWLPEADLVTLGDGVTINRGCVLQTHLFHDRIMRMDTVILREGATLGPGGIVLPGSTIGARSTLGPASLVMRAESVPADTRWLGNPIEAWQA, translated from the coding sequence ATGACGCAGACCAGCACGCCGGGCGACCGCGAGGAGCCGAGCGGCGCACCCGCCCTGCCCGCCCTCTTCGGCGGCCGCCCGGCGCCCGCGCCGCGCACGCTGGTGGACATCCTGGACGCCGCCGTCCGCGACCACCCGCAGGAGCCCGCGCTGGACGACGGCAGCACCGTGCTCAGCTACCGCGCGCTGGCCGCCGAGATCGACGGGCTGCGCCGCAAGCTGGCCGCGGCCGGCGTCGGCCTGGGCGACCGGGTCGGCATCCGCGTCCCGTCCGGCACCAACGACCTGTATGTGTCGATCCTGGCCGTGCTGGCCGTCGGCGCCGCGTACGTGCCGGTGGACGCCGAGGACCCGGACGAGCGCGCCGAGCTGGTCTTCGGCGAGGCCGAGGTGCGCGCCGTGCTCGGCGCCGGGCGCTCGCTCACCGCCACCCGCGAGGGTTCGGCCCCCGCGGGGCGTCCCGGGCCCGAGCAGGACGCCTGGATCATCTTCACCTCCGGCTCGACCGGCAAGCCCAAGGGCGTCGCCGTCAGCCATCGCAACGCCGCCGCCTTCGTGGACGCCGAGGCCGCGATGTTCCTCCAGGACGAGCCGATCGGCCCGGGCGACCGGGTGATGGCCGGGCTCTCGGTGGCCTTCGACGCCTCCTGCGAGGAGATGTGGCTGGCCTGGCGCTACGGCGCCTGCCTGGTGCCCGTCCCCCGCTCGCAGGTGCGCAGCGGCGCCGACCTCGGCCCGTGGCTGGCCGAGCAGGAGATCACCGTGGTCTCCACCGTGCCGACGCTGGCCGCGCTGTGGCCCGCCGAGACGCTGGGCGACGTCCGGCTGCTGATCTTCGGCGGCGAGGCCTGCCCGCCGGAGCTGGTCGAGCGGCTGGTCACCGAGGGCCGCGAGGTCTGGAACACGTACGGCCCGACCGAGGCGACCGTGGTCGCCTGCGGTGCGCTGCTGACCGGCGAGGGCCCGGTGCGGATCGGCCTGCCGCTGGACGGCTGGGAGCTGGCCGTCGTCGACGAGGCCGGGCGGCCCGTCGCGATGGGCGACAGCGGACAGCTGGTGATCGGCGGCGTCGGGCTGGCCCGCTACCTGGACCCGGCCAAGGACGCCGAGAAGTACGCGCCGCTGGAGTCGCTGGGCTGGGAGCGCGCCTACCGCAGCGGCGACCTGGTCCGGGCCGAGCCCGAGGGCCTGGTCTTCCTGGGCCGCGGCGACGAGCAGATCAAGCTCGGCGGGCGGCGGATCGAGCTGGGCGAGGTCGACGCGGCGCTGCAGGCGCTGCCCGGCGTGGCGGGCGCCGCCGCCGCGGTGCGCACCGCGCGCGGCGGCAACCAGCTGCTGGTCGGCTACCTGGTCACCCAGGACGGCTGGGACCAGGCGGCCGCCGTCAAGCGGCTGCGCGAGGAGCTGCCCGCGGCCCTCGTCCCGCTGCTCGCGCCGGTCGAGGAGCTGCCGACCCGTACCTCCGGCAAGGTCGACCGCGACGCGCTGCCCTGGCCGCTGCCCGGCCTGCAGACCAAGGGCCCGGCCGAGCAGCTCTACGGCACCGAGGCGTGGCTGGCCGAGCAGTGGAGCGAGATCCTGGGCGTGCCGGTGACCAGCGCGCAGGAGGACTTCTTCGCGATCGGCGGCGGCAGTCTGGCCGCCGCCCGGCTGACCACGCTGCTGCGCACCCGCTACCCGTCCGCCGCCGTGCTGGACATCTACCAGCAGCCGGTGCTGCGCAAGCTGGCCCGGCTGCTGGAGCGCTCCGCCCAGGGCGACGGCTCCACCCGGACGATCGCGCGCACGCCGCTGCGCGCCAAGGTGGTGCAGCTGCTCCTGCTGCTGCCGCTGTTCACGCTGGTCGGGCTGCGCTGGACGGTGGGGCTGCTGGCGCTGGGCAACGTGCTGGGCTGGTTCGGCTCCTATCCATGGGCGCCGACCGCCTCGTGGTGGGTGGTGGGCGCCGGCGCGGTGCTGCTGTTCAGCCCGCCCGGGCGGCTGGCGATCGGCGCCGGGGGCGCGCGGCTGCTGCTGCGCGGAGTGAAGGCCGGCAGCTACCCGCGCGGCGGGGGTGTGCACCTGCGGCTGTGGGCCGCCGAGCGGCTGGTGGAGGCCAGCGGCGCCACCTCGCTCTCCGGCGCGTGGCTGCTGCGCTATGCGCAGGCGTTGGGCGCCAAGGTCGGGCCCGAGGTGGACCTGCACGCGCTGCCGCCGGTGACCGGGCTGCTCAAGCTGGGTCGGGGCTGCGCGGTCGAGGCCGAGGTGGACCTGTCCGGCTACTGGCTGGACGGCGACCGGCTGGAGATCGGCACGGTCAAGATCGGCCCGGGCGCCGTGGTCGGCACCCGCAGCACGCTGTTCCCGGGGGCCCGGGTCGGCAAGGGCGCGGAGATCGCGCCGGGATCGGGCGTCACCGGGCAGGTGCCGACCGGGCAGCGCTGGGCGGGCGCTCCGGCGGCGAAGCTGGGCAAGGCCGAGCGCGGCTGGCCCAAGCGGCGTCCGCCGCGTCCGAGGCGCTGGGCGGCCGTCTACGGGGCCACCGAGATCGTCCTGACACTGCTGCCGGTGCTGGCCGCGCTGCCCGCGCTGCTGGTGGCGAGCCTCTTCGTGCGGCCCGGCGAGGGGCTGGGCTCGGCGGTAACCGGAGCACTGCTCTCTGTTGCGCCTGCTGCTCTCGCTTACGGCTTCAGCTACGCGCTGCTGGTGCTGGCCGCCGTCCGCCTGCTGAGCCTGGGCCTGCGCACCGGCTACCACCCGCTGTACGGGCGCACCGCCTGGCAGGCCTGGACGGTCAGCCAGCTGATGGACCTCTCGCGCGAGGTGCTCTTCCCGCTCTACGCCGGGCTGATCACGCCGGTCTGGCTGCGCCTGCTCGGCATGAAGGTCGGCGTCGGCGCCGAGGTCTCCACCGTCCTCGCACTGCCCAGCCTGACCACCGTCGGCGACGGCGCCTTCCTCGCCGACGACACCCTGATCGCCCCGTACGAGCTGGGTGGCGGCTGGCTGCGGATCGGCCGGGCCGAGATCGGCCGCCGGGCCTTCCTCGGCAACTCCGGGATGACCGCGCCCGGCCGGGCCGTCCCCGACCGCGGGCTGGTCGGCGTGCTGTCCGCGACCCCGAAGAAGGCCAAGAAGGGCAGCTCGTACCTCGGGATGCCCCCGATGAAGCTGCCGCGCGCGGCCGCCACCGGCGACCAGAGCCTGACCTACGACCCGCCGGCCCGGCTGCTCTGGGCGCGCGGCCTGGTCGAGCTCTGCCGGCTGCTGCCGGTGTTCTGCTCGGCCGCGCTCGCCGTGCTGACCCTGGGCGCCCTGTGCGCGGTGGGCTCGCTGGGTTCGGCGGGCTCGGCGGGCTCCGCGGGCTCGGCGTGGTTGGTGGCGCTGCTGGGCGGTGTCGTGCTGCTGGGCGCGGGCCTCGTCGCCTGTGTGGTCTCGGCGGCGGCCAAGTGGCTGCTGGTCGGCCGGTTCCGGGCCGTCGAGCACCCGCTGTGGAGCGGCTTCGTCTGGCGCAACGAGCTGGCCGACACCTTCGTCGAGGTGCTCGCCGTGCCATGGCTGATCGGCGCCGTGCCGGGCACCCCGGTGCTCAACGTCTGGCTGCGCGCGCTCGGCGCGAAGATCGGGCGCGGCGTGTGGTGCGAGAGCTACTGGCTGCCGGAGGCCGACCTGGTCACGCTGGGCGACGGCGTCACCATCAACCGCGGCTGCGTGCTGCAGACCCACCTCTTCCACGACCGGATCATGCGCATGGATACTGTGATCCTCCGCGAGGGCGCCACGCTGGGCCCGGGTGGAATCGTGCTGCCCGGCAGCACCATCGGGGCCCGCAGCACGCTCGGGCCGGCCTCGCTGGTGATGCGCGCGGAGTCCGTCCCGGCCGACACCCGGTGGCTGGGCAATCCGATCGAAGCCTGGCAGGCATAG
- a CDS encoding DUF397 domain-containing protein has protein sequence MTVPETDVQDWYKSSYSAQANDCVETGRTAVGGMAVRDSKDPHGPALAFPAAAWSAFVVGVKAGGFPLG, from the coding sequence ATGACCGTGCCGGAGACCGACGTTCAGGACTGGTACAAGAGCAGCTACAGCGCTCAGGCGAACGACTGCGTGGAGACCGGGCGCACCGCCGTCGGTGGAATGGCCGTCCGTGACTCCAAGGACCCGCACGGCCCCGCGCTCGCCTTTCCCGCGGCCGCGTGGTCGGCGTTCGTCGTCGGCGTCAAGGCGGGTGGGTTCCCGCTCGGCTGA
- a CDS encoding M1 family metallopeptidase encodes MLGTAQEADEALSSPKQVDPYFPASGDPRYRVHRYELTLDYRPGPNRLGGTARISALAGPEPLREFALDLADFRIGRVLVDGKATHYTHRAGKLRIRPARAVTAGAAFTIEVHYSGNPKPVRSQWGGLGWEELTDGALVASQPVGAPSWYPCNDRPADKASYLISLTTPSPYAVVAGGRLLTRTTRASSTTWVYDQPAPTSSYLVGIAIGAYERVLFGDQDPGTVPQSGYVPAGLTARFAADFGRQPQMMHLFEELFGPYPFSEYVVVIADEELDVPVEAQAMAVFGTNHLDGVRGSERLVAHELAHQWFGNSVTVADWRHIWLNEGFAKYAEWLWAERSGGRSAQAHAADAHRLLSTLPQDMRLADPGRKLMFDDRLYERGGLTVHALRTALGDDAFHRMLRDWATGRRDGVVSTADFTAHAQRYTEQSLTELFDAWLYRPELPPLPGGGRGFRVPAWPAWR; translated from the coding sequence ATGCTCGGTACGGCACAGGAAGCGGACGAAGCGTTGAGCTCCCCCAAGCAGGTCGATCCCTACTTCCCGGCCAGCGGCGATCCGCGCTACCGCGTGCACCGCTACGAACTGACCCTCGACTACCGCCCCGGCCCCAACCGGCTCGGCGGCACCGCCCGGATAAGCGCGCTGGCCGGTCCCGAGCCGCTGCGCGAGTTCGCGCTCGACCTGGCGGACTTCCGGATCGGCCGGGTGCTGGTGGACGGCAAGGCCACGCACTACACCCACCGGGCCGGCAAACTGCGGATCCGGCCGGCCCGGGCGGTCACGGCGGGCGCGGCGTTCACCATCGAGGTGCACTACAGCGGCAACCCGAAGCCGGTGCGCAGCCAGTGGGGCGGGCTCGGCTGGGAGGAGCTGACGGACGGCGCGCTGGTCGCCAGCCAGCCGGTCGGCGCGCCGTCCTGGTACCCGTGCAACGACCGGCCGGCCGACAAGGCCTCGTACCTGATCTCGCTGACCACGCCGTCGCCGTACGCGGTGGTGGCGGGCGGGCGGCTGCTCACCCGGACCACCCGGGCCAGCAGTACCACCTGGGTCTACGACCAGCCGGCGCCCACCTCCAGCTACCTGGTGGGGATCGCGATCGGCGCGTACGAGCGGGTGCTGTTCGGCGATCAGGACCCGGGCACCGTCCCGCAGAGCGGCTATGTGCCGGCCGGCCTGACGGCGCGCTTCGCCGCCGACTTCGGGCGCCAGCCGCAGATGATGCACCTGTTCGAGGAGCTGTTCGGCCCGTACCCCTTCAGCGAGTACGTGGTGGTGATCGCGGACGAGGAGCTCGACGTCCCGGTCGAGGCGCAGGCCATGGCCGTCTTCGGCACCAACCACCTGGACGGCGTGCGCGGCTCCGAGCGGCTGGTGGCCCACGAGTTGGCCCACCAGTGGTTCGGCAACAGCGTCACCGTCGCGGACTGGCGGCACATCTGGCTCAACGAGGGCTTCGCCAAGTACGCGGAGTGGCTCTGGGCCGAGCGGTCGGGCGGCCGCAGCGCGCAGGCGCACGCCGCCGACGCCCACCGGCTGCTGAGCACGCTGCCGCAGGACATGCGACTGGCCGACCCCGGGCGCAAGTTGATGTTCGACGACCGGCTCTACGAGCGCGGCGGCCTGACCGTGCACGCGCTGCGTACCGCGCTGGGCGACGACGCGTTCCACCGGATGCTGCGGGACTGGGCGACCGGGCGGCGTGACGGGGTGGTCAGCACCGCGGACTTCACCGCGCACGCGCAGCGGTACACGGAGCAGTCGCTGACGGAGCTGTTCGACGCCTGGCTGTACCGGCCGGAGCTGCCGCCGCTGCCTGGGGGCGGCAGGGGCTTCCGGGTGCCGGCCTGGCCGGCCTGGCGGTAG
- a CDS encoding protein kinase family protein — MTHPDSAPHSAPHPAPESLLSTRTAAHLAASTHLALLSDRRLVELLAGATPLGKGIGGSSARLEVAGLPVFVKQIPVTELELRPENLRSTANVFELPGFYQYGVGSAGFGVWRELAVHLMTTNWVLGNGYQGFPLLHHWRLLPGRPMATTAEVDAKAHDLAGLVDYWDGSPAVRRRLEGLRDATASLVLFLEYVPQTLGSWLAAQQPDAYPQVDEAVAAGVAFMRGQGLVHFDAHFENILTDGRRLYFTDFGLALSSGFELSIEEREFLTLHEDYDCALTGAHLVNRHLAKRFGASTASTGGQLPPFVRDWAEGRRPEGLPAPAAATLTRHAATAVVMGEFRHRLVEVSKRTPYPAVELRRSCARNCPAGSST, encoded by the coding sequence ATGACCCACCCGGACTCGGCCCCGCACTCGGCCCCGCATCCCGCCCCGGAGTCGCTGCTCAGCACGCGGACGGCGGCCCACCTGGCAGCCTCCACCCACCTCGCCCTGCTGAGCGATCGACGCCTGGTGGAGCTGCTGGCTGGAGCAACTCCCCTGGGGAAGGGGATCGGTGGGTCCTCGGCGCGGTTGGAGGTCGCGGGTCTTCCGGTCTTCGTCAAGCAGATCCCGGTCACCGAGCTGGAGTTGCGCCCGGAGAACCTCAGGTCCACGGCCAACGTCTTCGAGCTGCCGGGCTTCTACCAGTACGGCGTGGGCTCGGCGGGCTTCGGCGTCTGGCGCGAGCTGGCCGTGCACCTCATGACGACCAACTGGGTGCTCGGGAACGGCTACCAGGGCTTTCCGCTGCTGCACCACTGGCGGCTGCTGCCGGGCCGACCGATGGCCACTACCGCCGAAGTCGACGCGAAGGCCCACGACTTGGCGGGCCTCGTCGACTACTGGGACGGCTCGCCGGCCGTCCGCCGCCGGCTGGAGGGCCTGCGCGACGCCACCGCGAGCCTGGTGCTCTTCCTTGAGTACGTGCCGCAGACGCTCGGCAGCTGGCTGGCCGCCCAGCAGCCTGACGCCTACCCGCAGGTGGACGAGGCGGTGGCAGCCGGTGTCGCCTTCATGCGCGGCCAGGGCCTGGTCCACTTCGACGCGCACTTCGAGAACATCCTGACCGACGGCCGGCGGCTGTACTTCACGGACTTCGGCCTCGCCCTCAGTTCCGGCTTCGAACTGTCCATCGAGGAACGTGAGTTCCTCACCCTGCACGAGGACTACGACTGCGCCCTGACGGGGGCCCATCTGGTCAACCGCCACCTGGCCAAGCGCTTCGGCGCAAGCACCGCAAGCACCGGCGGGCAGTTGCCCCCGTTCGTCCGTGACTGGGCCGAGGGCAGGCGGCCCGAAGGACTCCCCGCCCCCGCCGCCGCGACCCTCACCCGGCACGCCGCGACGGCCGTCGTGATGGGCGAGTTCCGCCACCGCCTGGTCGAGGTGTCCAAGCGGACGCCCTACCCGGCAGTGGAGCTGCGCCGCAGCTGCGCCAGGAACTGCCCTGCGGGTAGCAGCACTTAG